Proteins encoded together in one Candidatus Angelobacter sp. window:
- the dnaE gene encoding DNA polymerase III subunit alpha translates to MYVILDTETSGLTSGENWPCIVQIAWQCYNTLGELVEFKNFFVKPEGLDIPFNSTKIHGITTEKVKSVGDDLFFVLNCLEQSLEKSKFVIGHNIEFDINVLYCEFFRKNIKTSILKKIFIDTKKAIPSLRRNKWPTLKELYQKLFRKELSLTHNAIHDVTATSKCFFELIRIGVLSFGVFGIKLLEKFKKKQKEFIDSSFFPISFKREIKIESETSNELLYAKNFSHLHNHTCFSILCSTIDVRSLVNRAVEQNMPAVGITDYGNLMGVAYFMESIRLANTEINKYNEKSKKYGKRNIKGVLGCEVFIDIKNSEKYYPQVLLAKNKRGFQNLSKISSYGFTDRDSFVIPKVCKSIIKIYKEELIALSGDINSEIPSTILNRGCIEAEKVFCWWNECFGSDFYVELLRHGLKEEDYVNKILLKLAKKYRVKYIAQNNPFYLDKKDSDAQDILLCVRKGEKLSTPIGKGKGFRFGFPNKEFYLKTSKQIENIFSDIPESFNYLEELLEKVEDYDLMQNILLPKLQKSFKDPNAFLKHLTYKGAKYRYGKITSSIKTRIELELDIIKKTGYPGYFLIVQDFTSQARKMDVSVGPGRGSVAGSVVAYCIGITDIDPIKYGLLFERFLNPDRVSMPDIDIDFDDRGRDKIIKWVVEKYGTTQVAHIITYGTLASKLSIRDTARVLGLPLSDVDRITKMIPNISLKRLFSENISSLNLFKSEIKNVIKIRKIYENSGLESLTLRQAKIIEGSIRSTGIHACGIIIAPSDIRELIPVSGSSELLVTQFDNEVVESVGLLKMDFLGLKTLTIIKDALNLIKKKNPELDSFPLDDIETYKLFQKGETVAVFQYESTGMQKYLRKLKPDTFYDLIAMNALYRPGPMQYIPNFIARKHGLEPITYDLPEMEEFLSNTYGITIYQEQVMLLAEKLAEFRKGHADLIRKAIGKKQKNILDKMKERFFEGAKRKGYSQKILEKIWKDWEAFSYYAFNKSHSTCYAYIAFETAYLKAHFTEEYMASVLSNNLNNLKEITLFMEECRRMGIPVLRPDINESDYAFTVTKHGEIRFGFGSIKGIGRSVLSEILSEREKNGIYTSIFDFVKRIDLRLINKKVLENFILAGAFDCFETINRAQYFKEEKTLEKIILFGLKNRKNSLSEPILAYAKPWPKIIKLTKEKEVLGIYITSHTLKYEIKNYVSLCEINQNKNNLIGKILNVCGIVLKCEKKISYKSGNRYGLFSLEDHKGCIEFRIFGEEYLKYIPILQKNALIHLKTIPIQKQNGEIYFRILHIQLLQSVNMTNSLIIRINVDKLNESLINQLKTIIKNGNKKFYIKINSKKIKLMFISKYLKIDIKKLKDDLGITPFIE, encoded by the coding sequence ATGTATGTTATTTTAGATACAGAAACTTCAGGTTTAACTTCAGGTGAAAATTGGCCTTGTATAGTACAAATTGCTTGGCAATGTTATAATACTTTGGGAGAACTAGTTGAGTTTAAGAATTTTTTTGTTAAACCTGAAGGTTTAGACATTCCTTTTAATTCAACAAAAATACATGGGATAACTACTGAAAAAGTTAAGTCTGTCGGAGATGATCTTTTTTTTGTTTTAAATTGTTTAGAGCAATCTCTAGAAAAGAGTAAATTTGTTATCGGGCATAATATAGAATTTGATATAAATGTTCTTTATTGTGAATTTTTTAGAAAAAATATTAAAACTTCCATTTTGAAAAAAATCTTCATTGATACTAAAAAGGCTATTCCTAGTTTGAGAAGGAATAAATGGCCTACTCTTAAGGAACTTTATCAAAAACTTTTCAGAAAGGAACTTTCTTTAACCCATAACGCTATTCATGATGTAACAGCTACCTCAAAATGTTTCTTTGAATTAATTCGCATAGGAGTTCTATCTTTCGGAGTATTTGGAATTAAATTGCTTGAAAAATTTAAAAAAAAGCAAAAAGAATTTATTGATTCTTCCTTCTTCCCTATCTCTTTTAAAAGGGAAATAAAAATAGAATCTGAAACATCTAATGAACTTCTATACGCAAAGAATTTTTCTCACTTGCATAATCATACTTGTTTTTCGATTCTGTGTTCTACTATAGATGTAAGATCCTTAGTTAATAGAGCAGTTGAACAAAATATGCCAGCTGTTGGGATTACAGATTATGGAAATCTAATGGGCGTCGCTTATTTTATGGAATCTATTCGATTAGCTAATACTGAAATAAATAAGTATAATGAAAAATCTAAAAAGTATGGGAAGAGAAACATTAAAGGAGTTCTTGGGTGCGAAGTTTTTATAGATATAAAAAATTCAGAAAAATATTATCCTCAAGTACTTTTAGCTAAAAATAAAAGAGGATTTCAGAACTTATCAAAGATCAGTTCTTATGGATTTACAGATAGGGACTCCTTTGTGATACCAAAGGTTTGCAAAAGCATTATTAAAATTTACAAGGAAGAACTTATAGCTCTTAGTGGAGATATTAATTCTGAAATTCCATCTACAATCTTGAATAGAGGTTGTATAGAGGCAGAAAAAGTTTTTTGTTGGTGGAATGAATGTTTCGGGTCAGATTTTTATGTAGAATTACTTAGACATGGTCTTAAAGAAGAAGATTACGTTAATAAAATTTTACTTAAATTAGCAAAAAAATATAGAGTAAAATATATTGCGCAAAATAATCCTTTTTATCTAGATAAAAAAGATTCTGATGCTCAGGATATTTTACTTTGCGTACGCAAAGGAGAAAAATTGTCTACACCTATAGGTAAGGGTAAAGGGTTTAGATTTGGATTTCCAAATAAGGAATTCTATTTAAAAACATCAAAACAAATAGAAAATATTTTTTCAGATATTCCTGAATCTTTCAATTATTTAGAGGAGCTTCTTGAAAAGGTAGAGGACTATGATCTTATGCAGAATATTTTACTGCCGAAGTTACAAAAATCTTTTAAAGACCCTAACGCTTTTTTGAAACACCTGACTTATAAAGGAGCTAAGTATCGTTACGGTAAAATTACAAGCTCTATAAAAACTCGTATAGAGTTAGAGTTAGATATTATAAAAAAAACTGGTTATCCAGGTTATTTTCTTATAGTACAGGATTTTACATCTCAAGCGAGAAAAATGGACGTTTCAGTTGGACCTGGAAGAGGATCAGTTGCAGGATCTGTAGTAGCTTACTGTATAGGGATTACGGATATAGATCCAATTAAATACGGTTTACTTTTCGAGCGTTTTTTGAATCCAGATAGGGTTTCAATGCCAGATATTGACATAGATTTTGATGATAGAGGCCGGGATAAAATTATCAAATGGGTTGTAGAAAAATATGGAACAACTCAAGTAGCTCATATTATTACATATGGTACTTTGGCTTCAAAATTATCTATACGAGACACAGCTAGAGTTTTAGGGTTACCTTTATCTGATGTAGATAGAATAACCAAAATGATCCCAAATATTTCCTTAAAAAGGCTATTTTCAGAAAATATTTCTTCTCTAAACCTTTTTAAAAGTGAAATAAAAAATGTAATAAAGATTAGAAAAATTTACGAAAATTCTGGATTAGAATCTTTAACACTTCGTCAAGCTAAGATTATTGAAGGATCTATCCGAAGTACAGGAATACATGCTTGTGGTATTATTATTGCACCTTCAGATATAAGAGAACTTATCCCAGTTTCTGGATCTTCTGAATTGCTAGTTACCCAATTTGATAACGAGGTAGTAGAAAGTGTAGGACTTCTTAAAATGGACTTTCTTGGATTAAAAACTTTAACTATTATTAAAGATGCTTTGAACCTAATAAAAAAAAAGAATCCTGAATTAGATTCTTTTCCTTTAGATGATATAGAAACTTACAAACTTTTTCAAAAAGGGGAAACTGTAGCAGTTTTCCAATACGAATCTACTGGAATGCAAAAGTATCTTAGAAAACTAAAGCCGGATACTTTTTATGATCTTATCGCAATGAATGCATTATATCGTCCAGGTCCTATGCAATATATTCCAAATTTTATAGCAAGAAAACACGGATTGGAGCCTATAACTTATGATCTACCTGAAATGGAAGAATTCTTAAGTAATACTTACGGCATTACTATTTATCAAGAACAAGTAATGCTTCTAGCAGAAAAACTAGCCGAGTTTAGAAAAGGTCATGCTGACCTAATACGAAAAGCAATAGGAAAAAAGCAAAAAAACATACTGGACAAAATGAAAGAACGATTTTTTGAGGGAGCAAAAAGAAAAGGTTATTCTCAAAAAATTTTAGAGAAAATTTGGAAAGATTGGGAAGCCTTCTCCTATTATGCCTTCAATAAATCTCATTCCACTTGTTACGCTTATATTGCTTTCGAGACAGCTTATTTAAAAGCACATTTTACAGAAGAATACATGGCTTCTGTATTGAGCAATAATTTGAATAACCTAAAAGAAATAACTCTTTTTATGGAAGAATGTAGAAGGATGGGAATCCCCGTTTTAAGACCTGATATTAATGAAAGTGATTATGCTTTTACAGTAACCAAACATGGAGAAATTCGTTTTGGCTTTGGATCTATTAAAGGTATAGGAAGATCAGTTCTCTCTGAGATACTCTCCGAGAGAGAAAAAAACGGTATATATACTTCAATATTCGATTTTGTTAAGCGAATTGATTTAAGGTTAATTAATAAAAAAGTTTTGGAAAACTTTATTTTAGCAGGAGCTTTTGATTGTTTTGAAACAATTAACCGTGCACAATATTTTAAGGAAGAAAAAACACTAGAGAAAATTATCCTATTTGGGTTAAAAAATAGGAAGAATTCTCTTTCAGAGCCAATTTTGGCATATGCCAAACCCTGGCCTAAAATAATAAAATTAACCAAAGAAAAAGAAGTTTTAGGTATTTATATTACTTCTCATACACTAAAGTACGAAATAAAAAATTATGTCTCTTTGTGTGAGATAAATCAGAATAAAAATAATTTAATTGGTAAAATACTTAATGTATGCGGAATTGTTCTTAAATGCGAAAAGAAAATATCTTATAAAAGCGGTAATAGATATGGTCTATTTTCTTTAGAAGATCATAAAGGATGCATAGAGTTCCGTATTTTTGGAGAAGAATATTTAAAATATATACCTATTCTTCAGAAAAATGCTCTTATTCACCTTAAGACTATTCCAATACAAAAACAAAATGGGGAAATTTATTTTCGAATCCTTCATATACAGCTTTTGCAGTCTGTAAATATGACAAATAGTTTAATTATTCGAATAAATGTGGATAAACTTAATGAAAGTCTGATAAATCAGTTAAAAACCATAATAAAAAACGGAAATAAAAAATTTTACATAAAAATTAATAGTAAAAAAATAAAATTAATGTTCATTTCTAAGTATTTGAAGATAGATATAAAAAAATTAAAAGATGACCTGGGAATTACTCCATTTATTGAATAG
- the smpB gene encoding SsrA-binding protein SmpB: MNKIKNTLKNCIKNRRASFEYEFIEEYVAGIQLLGTEIKSIRQNKASISESFCLMKNGELYAINIYISEYRMEANFNHIPNRSRKLLLNKKELIKISKKSEKSGLTIIPNKLFINQKGYAKLQIFLAKGRKIFDKREVIKKRENKRDRSRFCH, from the coding sequence ATGAATAAAATAAAAAATACATTGAAAAACTGTATTAAAAATAGAAGAGCTTCTTTTGAATATGAATTCATTGAAGAATATGTTGCTGGAATCCAATTATTAGGAACTGAAATAAAATCCATTAGACAAAATAAAGCAAGTATTTCAGAAAGCTTTTGTCTAATGAAAAATGGGGAATTGTATGCTATTAATATATACATTTCAGAGTATCGGATGGAAGCTAATTTCAATCATATACCTAATCGAAGTAGAAAACTTCTTTTGAATAAAAAGGAATTAATAAAAATTAGTAAAAAATCAGAAAAGTCTGGATTAACTATTATTCCTAATAAATTATTTATCAATCAAAAAGGATATGCTAAACTTCAAATTTTTCTGGCCAAAGGTAGAAAAATATTTGATAAACGGGAAGTTATCAAGAAAAGAGAAAATAAACGGGATCGTTCTAGATTTTGTCATTAA
- the rpsT gene encoding 30S ribosomal protein S20, with the protein MANNSSVLKNKKIRVRNRYYFKSIRTAIKKLKKEENRNKSSLDFCFRKTISMIDKLSKRKVIHKNKAGRMKKQLFYIKNNEKICN; encoded by the coding sequence ATGGCAAATAATTCTTCAGTTTTAAAAAATAAAAAAATTCGTGTTCGAAACAGATATTATTTTAAATCTATACGAACAGCAATAAAAAAACTTAAAAAAGAGGAAAATAGGAATAAATCGTCCTTGGATTTTTGTTTTCGAAAGACAATTTCTATGATAGATAAACTTTCGAAAAGAAAAGTTATTCATAAAAACAAGGCAGGAAGGATGAAAAAACAATTATTTTACATAAAAAATAATGAAAAAATATGTAACTAA
- the greA gene encoding transcription elongation factor GreA has translation MKKYVTKEGFQKLKEEIEKLESIERVNISRKIAEARDKGDISENAEYDAAKEDQEFLEARIASLKKSFANAKIIDVSKMDYSKVSILSRVRIKNLNSGDQVIYTLVPEEESNLKMGKISVNSPISSGLLGKKVGEIAHIKLPNGRVIDYEILEIFK, from the coding sequence ATGAAAAAATATGTAACTAAGGAAGGATTTCAAAAACTTAAAGAAGAAATTGAAAAATTAGAGAGTATAGAACGTGTAAATATTTCTAGAAAAATAGCTGAAGCTAGAGATAAAGGAGATATTTCAGAAAACGCTGAATATGATGCAGCTAAAGAAGATCAAGAATTTTTAGAAGCACGTATTGCTTCCCTAAAAAAAAGCTTTGCTAATGCAAAGATTATAGACGTTTCTAAAATGGATTATTCCAAGGTTTCGATCCTCTCTAGAGTAAGAATAAAAAATCTTAATTCTGGGGATCAGGTTATTTACACCTTAGTTCCAGAAGAGGAGTCTAATCTTAAAATGGGTAAAATTTCGGTAAATTCTCCCATTTCTTCTGGCTTATTGGGTAAGAAAGTTGGGGAAATAGCTCATATAAAGTTACCCAATGGTAGAGTAATCGATTATGAAATACTAGAGATTTTCAAATGA
- a CDS encoding twin-arginine translocase subunit TatC — protein sequence MSHIEVLRKHIIRSLFSLFLGMTAVMLNKELFFDKIILAPAKSKFVTYRFFRMIDKGKKNFILPEDLHLQNRRLFGQFNAYIGVCLTGGIILSFPYIMYEFWRFIKPGLSKKEKSFFLKIFITTSLLFLFGILFGYFVLSPMTIQFAYVFKVSPILKNVFDLSDYVNTIIQSTLSMGLTFLLPIFVYFFTKIGLINQNFLRTYRKHAFLVILIISAALTPGDALNMFLAAIPILLLYELSINVSYN from the coding sequence ATGTCTCATATCGAAGTTCTTAGAAAACATATTATTCGCAGTCTATTTTCTTTATTTTTAGGCATGACTGCTGTTATGTTAAATAAAGAACTCTTCTTCGATAAGATTATTTTAGCACCAGCTAAATCTAAGTTTGTTACTTATCGTTTTTTTAGGATGATTGATAAAGGAAAAAAAAATTTTATATTGCCTGAGGATTTGCATCTTCAAAACAGAAGGCTTTTTGGTCAATTTAATGCATATATAGGAGTATGTTTAACTGGAGGAATAATTTTATCATTTCCGTATATAATGTATGAATTCTGGAGGTTTATAAAACCGGGTCTTTCTAAGAAAGAAAAAAGTTTTTTTCTCAAAATTTTTATAACAACTTCTTTACTCTTCTTGTTTGGAATACTTTTTGGATATTTCGTTCTCTCTCCAATGACCATTCAATTTGCCTATGTATTCAAAGTAAGTCCTATTTTAAAAAACGTTTTTGATTTATCAGATTATGTAAATACCATTATACAATCTACACTTTCTATGGGATTAACTTTCCTTCTACCAATTTTTGTCTATTTTTTTACTAAAATTGGATTAATTAATCAAAATTTTTTGCGTACATATAGAAAACATGCTTTTTTAGTTATTTTAATTATATCTGCAGCTCTAACACCTGGAGATGCTCTAAACATGTTTCTAGCAGCGATCCCTATTCTTCTTTTATATGAGTTAAGTATTAACGTTTCTTATAATTAA
- a CDS encoding 3-phosphoshikimate 1-carboxyvinyltransferase, translating into MCFIFKICKKDPYLYGYIGITGSKSESNRLLLLQAIYTDKIKIKIDNLSHASDTNLLRRALKNSKSLINIEHAGTSMRFLTSYFSIKDCSEIILTGSNRMKQRPISVLVNALRILGSRIFFLEKEGFPPLKICGKKISGWSVPIDPKISSQYISALILIGSSLLNGLKLFFSLEKITSSPYVQMTLNILKKTGIKISWMKNFICINPTKNLNRKVFSVESDWSSASYYYALSAISKTVKIRMSYFEEKSYQGDSFVAYIYRKYFGINTIFTYGKMILSSQRNNFLHTFLELDLNSMPDIAQTIAVTCAALRRKCFLIGLETLKIKETNRLKALQKELFKIGVLSIITENSFQIIGFEYKKENLFFIKTYEDHRMAMSFAPFSLRETLNIGKPEVVEKSYTHFWNDLRYFGFGII; encoded by the coding sequence ATGTGCTTTATTTTCAAAATTTGTAAAAAGGATCCATACCTATATGGGTATATAGGGATCACCGGATCTAAAAGCGAATCGAATAGGTTACTCCTTCTTCAAGCTATATATACAGATAAAATAAAAATTAAAATAGATAATCTTTCCCACGCTTCTGATACTAATCTCTTAAGAAGAGCTTTAAAAAACTCAAAATCCTTAATTAACATTGAACATGCTGGAACGTCTATGCGTTTTTTAACGTCTTATTTTTCTATTAAAGATTGTAGTGAAATTATTTTAACTGGTTCCAATAGAATGAAACAAAGACCTATTTCAGTTTTGGTGAATGCTTTAAGAATCCTTGGGTCTAGGATTTTTTTTTTAGAAAAAGAGGGATTCCCTCCACTTAAAATATGTGGAAAAAAAATCTCTGGATGGTCTGTCCCTATCGATCCTAAAATTAGCAGTCAATATATAAGCGCACTTATCCTAATAGGATCTAGCCTTTTAAATGGATTAAAACTTTTCTTTTCTCTAGAAAAGATAACTTCATCCCCTTATGTTCAAATGACTTTGAATATTTTGAAGAAAACAGGGATAAAAATCTCTTGGATGAAAAACTTTATTTGTATAAATCCCACTAAAAACCTGAATCGGAAAGTTTTTTCTGTAGAGTCTGATTGGAGTTCAGCATCCTATTACTATGCTTTGTCTGCTATTTCTAAAACAGTAAAAATTAGAATGAGTTACTTTGAAGAAAAAAGCTATCAAGGAGATAGTTTTGTCGCATATATATATAGAAAATATTTCGGAATAAATACCATTTTCACATATGGTAAAATGATATTAAGTAGTCAAAGAAATAACTTTCTCCATACTTTTTTAGAACTAGACCTAAATTCTATGCCTGATATTGCTCAAACTATTGCAGTTACTTGTGCTGCTTTACGTAGAAAATGTTTTTTAATAGGCCTAGAAACACTAAAAATTAAAGAGACGAATAGGCTTAAAGCTTTGCAAAAGGAGCTATTTAAAATAGGCGTCCTATCTATTATTACCGAAAATTCCTTCCAAATTATTGGGTTTGAATACAAGAAAGAAAATCTTTTTTTTATAAAAACTTACGAAGATCATAGAATGGCTATGTCGTTTGCTCCTTTCTCTCTTAGAGAGACTCTTAATATAGGTAAACCTGAAGTAGTTGAAAAATCATATACCCATTTTTGGAATGATTTGCGTTATTTTGGGTTTGGGATAATATAA
- the hisD gene encoding histidinol dehydrogenase, whose translation MEIKTYPNPTFQIRPTKNYRSILISKVREIIKKVKINGDSALKFYAKKFDRCSSWKDIQVLEEDIESSIKLVSKSFKKSIEQAYKNIEFFNLNQIYHKFIRLKSISGVLCWYKTFPIGKVGLYIPGGSAPLFSTVLMLGIPARLAQCKNIILCTPPNFSGNIHTNIIYASRRVGIRKIYKTGGAQAISAMTFGTQSIPSVDKIFGPGNIYVTIAKQILSQECLVSIDMPAGPTEVGIIADEISSIKYVADDMISQAEHGTNSQIVLISPKKYWGESVKKELNRKIYNQPKRFLVKESFKNSCIILVPSLEEGLDIANQYSPEHLILNFLESDRYSEKIRNAGSVFLGAYSPESVGDYASGPNHVLPTKGYARTFGGLSMDSFLKKISFQKLSKEGLEKISETVKTMSVSEVLNAHAFSVQSRIRNKNND comes from the coding sequence ATGGAAATAAAAACCTATCCTAATCCCACTTTTCAAATAAGGCCCACAAAAAATTATCGGAGTATTTTAATCTCAAAAGTACGAGAGATTATAAAAAAGGTAAAAATAAATGGGGATTCTGCTCTAAAATTTTATGCAAAAAAATTTGATAGATGTTCTTCTTGGAAAGATATCCAGGTTCTAGAAGAAGATATAGAAAGTTCTATAAAATTAGTATCAAAGTCTTTTAAAAAATCCATAGAACAAGCTTATAAAAACATAGAATTTTTTAACCTTAATCAAATATACCATAAATTTATAAGATTAAAATCAATTTCAGGAGTACTTTGTTGGTATAAAACCTTTCCAATTGGAAAGGTTGGACTTTATATACCAGGCGGATCTGCTCCTTTATTTTCAACTGTTCTAATGTTAGGAATTCCAGCTAGATTAGCTCAATGCAAAAATATTATTTTATGTACCCCCCCCAATTTTAGTGGAAATATTCATACTAATATTATTTACGCTTCAAGAAGAGTAGGAATAAGAAAAATCTATAAAACAGGAGGAGCACAAGCTATTTCCGCAATGACTTTTGGTACACAAAGTATTCCTTCAGTTGATAAAATATTTGGACCTGGTAACATATATGTTACTATTGCTAAACAAATTCTTTCTCAAGAATGTTTGGTTTCCATAGATATGCCAGCTGGTCCAACAGAAGTAGGAATAATAGCTGATGAAATTTCTAGTATAAAATATGTTGCAGACGATATGATCTCTCAAGCTGAACATGGAACTAATAGCCAGATAGTGTTAATCTCACCCAAGAAATATTGGGGAGAAAGCGTAAAGAAAGAACTAAACAGAAAAATATATAATCAACCAAAGAGGTTTCTTGTTAAAGAATCCTTTAAAAATAGTTGCATTATTCTTGTTCCTTCTTTAGAAGAAGGGCTTGATATAGCCAATCAATACTCTCCAGAACATTTAATACTAAACTTTTTGGAATCAGATAGATATTCTGAAAAAATTAGAAATGCAGGTTCTGTTTTTTTAGGAGCCTATTCTCCAGAAAGCGTTGGGGATTACGCTTCCGGGCCAAATCATGTTCTTCCTACTAAAGGGTATGCAAGAACTTTCGGGGGTCTATCAATGGATAGTTTCCTAAAAAAAATAAGTTTCCAAAAGCTTTCTAAAGAAGGGTTGGAGAAAATTTCAGAAACAGTGAAAACTATGTCAGTTTCTGAAGTCCTTAATGCCCATGCTTTTTCTGTTCAATCTAGAATAAGAAATAAAAATAATGATTAG
- the hisG gene encoding ATP phosphoribosyltransferase, producing MNKLKVAIQKSGRLYEDSLKLLKECGINIQFRKNQLKAFALNFPLEIFFLRDDDIPQYLEDSIADIGIVGENIFSEKRKRIQVKERLGFGKCRLSIAIPRQLNYRGIKDLNGKRITTSYPILVQEFLTKHSIDAEIQEISGSVELAPSIGLSYCICDLVSSGSTLFMNGLKEVETLLQSEAILASSMSIEEDPIGKKLMKELLFRILAVRNAKNNKYILLNAPIKKLDKIMSYLPTYLPKNLTLTISPLLINSQLCVIHAVISEKEFWRVAENLKIFGVFNILVMPIEKIIY from the coding sequence ATGAATAAACTAAAAGTAGCCATTCAAAAATCAGGAAGGCTTTATGAAGATTCTCTTAAACTTCTTAAAGAATGTGGGATAAATATACAATTCAGAAAGAATCAATTAAAAGCTTTTGCGTTAAATTTTCCTTTAGAAATTTTTTTTCTAAGGGATGATGATATTCCTCAATATCTAGAGGATAGTATAGCAGATATTGGAATAGTGGGCGAGAATATTTTTTCGGAAAAAAGGAAAAGAATACAAGTTAAAGAAAGATTGGGTTTTGGCAAGTGTCGCTTATCTATAGCTATTCCTAGACAACTCAATTATAGAGGAATCAAAGACCTAAACGGAAAGAGAATTACCACAAGTTATCCTATTCTTGTTCAAGAATTTCTGACAAAGCATAGTATTGATGCAGAAATTCAAGAAATAAGCGGTTCAGTAGAACTAGCTCCTAGTATTGGATTATCCTATTGCATTTGCGATTTAGTAAGTAGTGGATCTACACTATTCATGAATGGACTAAAAGAAGTAGAGACTCTTTTGCAATCAGAGGCTATATTAGCTTCCTCTATGAGCATAGAGGAAGATCCAATAGGAAAAAAACTAATGAAAGAACTTCTTTTTCGTATCCTAGCTGTAAGAAATGCTAAAAATAATAAATACATATTATTGAATGCTCCAATAAAGAAATTAGATAAAATAATGTCGTACTTACCTACGTACTTACCTAAAAATCTAACTCTAACTATATCTCCATTATTAATCAATTCTCAATTATGTGTAATACATGCTGTAATTAGCGAAAAGGAGTTTTGGAGAGTGGCTGAAAATTTAAAAATTTTTGGTGTTTTTAATATTCTCGTTATGCCTATCGAAAAAATTATTTATTAA